AATGCTAGGTCTTATCATTTTAATTATTGGTATAGTTCTACTTCTTAGGAATTTAGGATATATTGACATGGGAATTTGGAATATTATTTGGCCATCTATCTGGATTATTGTTGGTTTGAAATTCATGCTTAAAAAGAAAAAGCATGGACACGGGCATGGTTGTTGGTGCTGTAATTGTGGACATAAAGAAGACGAAAGCCAAAGAGGATAATCAAACAAAAACACACTAGCTATATAACTAGTGTGTTTGTCTAAAAGCCTTTATTTTTTTTCTCCTAACTTTATTTTTAAATTAATCTTTTTATCTTCTCTTAAAACTTTTAAAGTTATTTCAGTTCCAATTTTATTCTC
The sequence above is a segment of the Patescibacteria group bacterium genome. Coding sequences within it:
- a CDS encoding DUF5668 domain-containing protein; the encoded protein is MLGLIILIIGIVLLLRNLGYIDMGIWNIIWPSIWIIVGLKFMLKKKKHGHGHGCWCCNCGHKEDESQRG